A single genomic interval of Dysidea avara chromosome 8, odDysAvar1.4, whole genome shotgun sequence harbors:
- the LOC136263034 gene encoding protein hsr-9-like isoform X1, which yields MASSQGNQSQKSSSSSSSQGQQSQKSSSSVPSLEPHQPSMEYPITGSTSASGSSGDQPGPSGLQAGPSGLLNGSLLDFPTSQEMDLNDFDFPVYREEGAGTHLPPTGRIDAGARSGHVSDDNVNAIVPHTETSSSGEDTVDNAVVPHNQGTHPLLQQPTDHIVYDPSPQSDLSQQSLVVPSQSESCSDDQAVPRQSRKKSVSSDKVGVQFSPPLLQSYSSNGSSSDGPQLVPSPHSLPQDSGTCRPGHDLSSEESSVDPPSTTTGTSSSSGSSQEQSTSSHECDQLFSSFGIPRTSQNQSVLQLSQSPDDGSLNIPATPDPADMPSVSSDVDNVISNTPDADGSSQEMFRSTPVDENHVSRFKRQRSYDADDDASSLEEGPPKRPKRSPLTTSSQSGHSSGHSATLSPTSNDDNFKTPKKPPPSLQRTSGGSSSGSSLGTTSSSSSSSSSVPYPSSSSSSSSLGSGAIGRSSSSLSTSDTKSGAQTSKDKLDTSKEDAKETDERDQSKDATPEPTVKQSGGDRPSVHDTTPEPIASQSMDDATISLDVMTTNIPSSLPVGDEEFNLHLSNATTECSIVSTSVATQDEVLEESQVESQNAVTSSSSSDQVEDTPTPEDDHVTSPSLSPDDDSAAGGGANSGGQEDDQQGGQEDNDERKDQDDDKDNDRAEENNEEHQEDGSSQDDCTIVNVIPATVTMIEEKENTLSLSAAEIVTNSSEFQLGISRPSSSDTFVNSSVTLDSPVKVPAVVDEFSQDSFPQLSIKRLDISTLLPTARPVSSTMPPSSLATASSAKTHYANSSSSNGDPFEFHSQDNEGEVLPITRTPPPPPNQQSTAREPKEQHNRNSAQNDILDVSNKTDDTVPEDDEAVPSVPVQVVNESSSINADSTRFNIVIPSVSDQVMNQLQPNPINTDSNRSEVCNEVTPSEHGQVVDRSSEDPLNSEDVRSEMASSNVSSPQTLISEVHNVADVSIVPCQSSVPDTAERQSRTTIVTKKTTIILKTFKEEEFINDQWVTTDEYQEELDPVEKVNEEVRYLRSFPPRTISSQDLSSNSSFQSSPTPVTSQKTPKRRMSTPRTQPAFSTPSTSRCSIDSSPDIQHTRTRLRSLCQQVETLECSDDRVLGRWKDGQWYPGTIQEVLDNGKHVILFDDGDRKVLPKTSVVKMSLLRVGSEVMVISDDNDEDYLRGSITGRCAVDGKPGYLVNTGGKEPLRCPESDLMLTPLLIKQLTTISPSPVTSPAVRSKRSVMSTPSSSKRRKISSSPTVSTTSSSLLFSELSFVITGEGKGSPSLGDQISTNGGIVMAEFPSDVCPAKTFLLADKARRTEKYFLALANGVPCIRPSWAKECLKQNILLDYNRYLLPAGHCCKSGRTVSWSPREPKTILSRVRVLLKGNSGFKSLWEPIVTAAGARLISRLSYGNEAGDECDVVLYEDGTSAEALRRAQNQGVTCCRAEWAVQCLIIGKRVDYDGFICT from the exons AATAGATGCTGGTGCAAGAAGTGGACATGTTTCAGATGATAATGTTAATGCGATAGTACCACACACAGAAACATCTTCATCTGGCGAGGATACTGTTGATAATGCTGTTGTTCCTCATAATCAAGGCACACATCCT ctacTGCAGCAACCAACCGATCACATAGTTTATGATCCCAGTCCTCAATCTGACTTGTCCCAGCAGTCACTGGTTGTACCCTCACAAAGTGAAAGTTGTAGTGACGATCAGGCTGTACCAAGGCAGAGTCGAAAGAAGTCTGTTTCCTCAGACAAAG TTGGTGTGCAGTTCTCTCCTCCACTGCTGCAAAGTTATTCAAGTAATGGCAGCAGTTCAGATGGGCCACAACTAGTGCCATCACCGCATTCCCTTCCACAGGATAGTGGTACCTGTAGGCCAG GGCATGACTTATCTTCAGAAGAAAGTAGCGTTGATCCTCCCAGCACCACTACAGGGACAAGCTCATCATCTGGTTCTTCTCAAGAACAGTCTACTTCATCACATGAATGTGACCAACTTTTTAGTTCATTTG GCATTCCAAGAACATCACAGAACCAGTCAGTGTTACAATTGTCGCAGTCACCAGATGATGGCAGCCTTAATATTCCAGCCACCCCAGA TCCTGCAGACATGCCATCAGTTAGTAGCGATGTGGACAATGTCATTAGTAATACGCCTGATGCTGACGGGTCTTCACAAGAGATGTTCAGATCTACTCCTGTTGATGAAAACCAT GTGTCAAGGTTTAAGAGGCAACGATCATATGATGCTGACGATGATGCGTCATCTCTTGAAGAGGGTCCTCCAAAGAGACCTAAGAGGTCACCACTGACAACATCATCTCAGTCTGGCCACTCTTCAGGCCATAGC GCCACATTATCACCCACATCTAATGATGATAATTTCAAGACACCAAAGAAGCCTCCACCATCACTGCAAAGAACTagtggtggtagtagtagtggaaGCAGTTTGGGTAccaccagtagtagtagtagtagttccAGCAGTGTACCATATcccagtagtagtagtagtagcagtagtctTGGCAGTGGTGCTATCGGTAGATCTAGTTCTAGTTTGTCCACCAGTGACACAAAATCAGGTGCACAAACAAGTAAAGACAAGCTTGACACTAGTAAAGAAG ATGCCAAGGAGACTGATGAACGAGATCAGTCAAAGGATGCCACACCTGAACCAA CTGTGAAACAGTCTGGTGGAGATAGGCCTAGTGTGCATGACACCACACCTGAGCCAATTGCAAGTCAGTCGATGGATGATGCTACCATTAGTCTAGATGTAATGACCACAAATATACCTTCATCATTACCTGTTGGTGATGAAGAGTTTAACCTTCATCTCAGTAACGCAACCACTGAGTGTTCTATTGTAAGTACAAGTGTTGCTACTCAGGATGAAGTGCTAGAAGAA TCTCAGGTAGAATCTCAGAATGCAGTtactagtagtagtagtagtgatcAGGTTGAAGATACTCCTACCCCTGAAGATGATCATGTTACTTCACCATCTCTGTCACCTGATGATGATAGTGCTGCTGGTGGAGGTGCTAACTCCGGTGGACAGGAGGACGATCAACAAGGAGGGCAGGAGGATAATGATGAGAGGAAAGATCAAGATGATGACAAAGATAATGATAGAGCTG AGGAGAATAATGAAGAGCATCAAGAAGATGGTAGCAGTCAAGACGACTGCACTATAGTAAATGTTATACCAGCAACAGTAACTATGATAGAGGAGAAAGAAAACACATTGTCACTTTCTGCTGCAGAAATTGTCACAAATTCTTCAGAGTTTCAGTTAGGAATTTCACGTCCATCGTCATCGGACACCTTTGTCAATTCCTCAGTAACATTGGATTCACCTGTTAAAGTGCCAGCAGTTGTTGACGAATTCTCCCAGGACTCCTTCCCACAATTAAGCATAAAAC GATTAGATATTAGCACGTTGTTACCTACTGCACGGCCTGTAAG CTCAACCATGCCACCCAGTTCTTTGGCTACTGCTTCTTCTGCCAAGACTCACTATGCTAATAGCAG TAGCAGCAATGGAGATCCTTTTGAGTTTCACTCCCAAGACAATGAGGGTGAAGTCTTACCCATAACTAggacaccaccaccaccaccaaatCAACAGTCTACTGCTAGAGAACCAAAAGAGCAACACAACCGAAACAGTGCGCAAAATGATATTTTAGATGTGTCAAATAAGACTGATGATACTGTACCAgaagatgatgaagcagtacCTTCAGTACCAGTGCAGGTTGTGAACGAGTCATCCAGTATTAATGCAGACAGTACAAGATTTAACATTGTTATTCCTTCTGTGTCTGATCAAGTAATGAACCAGCTGCAGCCAAATCCTATCAATACTGATAGTAACAGATCTGAAGTGTGTAATGAAGTAACTCCTTCTGAGCATGGTCAAGTGGTGGACCGATCATCTGAAGATCCATTGAATAGTGAAGATGTTAGATCTGAGATGGCTAGTAGTAATGTCAGCTCACCACA AACATTGATATCAGAGGTGCACAACGTAGCAGATGTGTCTATTGTGCCATGCCAATCATCTGTACCTGACACTGCAGAAAGACAATCCCGTACCACTATTGTCACAAAAAAGACCACGATTATTTTGAAAACTTTCAAGGAAGAGGAATTTATTAATGATCAATGGGTCACAACTGATGAATACCAG GAGGAGTTAGATCCGGTTGAAAAGGTTAATGAAGAAGTGCGATACTTAAGGTCATTCCCTCCTCGCACAATCTCCTCCCAAGACCTCTCCAGCAATAGTTCCTTTCAGAGTAGTCCTACTCCAGTG ACCTCACAAAAGACTCCTAAGAGGAGGATGAGTACTCCCAGGACTCAACCAGCATTCAGTACTCCTTCTACTTCACGCTGTTCAATAGACAGCAGCCCTGACATTCAGCATACTAGAACAAGACTACGTTCTTTATGTCAGCAGGTAGAGACATTGGAGTGCAGTGATGACCGTGTGCTGGGTAGATGGAAAGATGGCCAATGGTATCCTGGAACAATCCAGGAAGTTTTAGATAATGGAAA GCATGTGATTTTATTTGATGACGGTGATAGAAAAGTGTTACCAAAAACATCAGTGGTTAAAATG AGTTTGTTAAGAGTGGGATCAGAGGTGATGGTAATTAGTGACGATAATGACGAAGATTATCTTAGAG GTTCCATCACTGGGAGATGTGCAGTAGATGGCAAACCTGGGTATCTTGTGAACACTGGTGGAAAAGAGCCTTTAAG GTGTCCAGAAAGTGACTTGATGTTAACACCACTGTTGATTAAACAGTTGACTACCATTAGTCCATCACCTGTGACTAGTCCAGCTG TGCGTAGTAAGAGAAGTGTGATGTCTACTCCATCTTCctcaaaaagaagaaaaattagTA GCTCACCAACTGTCAGCACTACCAGCTCCTCGCTTCTGTTTAGTGAATTATCATTTGTCATTACTG GTGAGGGTAAAGGTTCACCATCTTTAGGTGACCAGATTTCAACAAATGGTGGAATTGTCATGGCAGAATTTCCCAGTGAT GTGTGTCCTGCTAAGACATTTCTGTTGGCAGACAAGGCAAGGAGAACTGAAAAGTACTTTCTTGCTCTGGCAAATGGTGTGCCCTGTATTCGTCCATCATGGGCTAAAGAGTGTTTAAAGCAG AATATATTGCTGGATTACAACAGATATTTACTGCCAGCTGGTCACTGTTGTAAAAGTGGAAGGACAGTTTCATG GTCTCCACGTGAACCTAAGACTATTTTGTCACGGGTTAGAGTTCTTTTAAAAGGAAATAGTGGTTTTAAG AGCCTATGGGAGCCTATTGTTACTGCTGCTGGGGCAAGGCTGATATCCAGATTGTCATATGGAAATGAAGCAG GTGATGAGTGTGATGTAGTTTTGTATGAGGATGGGACATCAGCAGAAGCACTGCGGAGAGCACAAAATCAGGGTGTAACATGTTGTAGAGCTGAATGGGCTGTCCAATGCCTTATCATAGGCAAACGTGTAGATTATGATGGATTTATTTGTACATGA
- the LOC136263034 gene encoding serine-rich adhesin for platelets-like isoform X2: protein MASSQGNQSQKSSSSSSSQGQQSQKSSSSVPSLEPHQPSMEYPITGSTSASGSSGDQPGPSGLQAGPSGLLNGSLLDFPTSQEMDLNDFDFPVYREEGAGTHLPPTGRIDAGARSGHVSDDNVNAIVPHTETSSSGEDTVDNAVVPHNQGTHPLLQQPTDHIVYDPSPQSDLSQQSLVVPSQSESCSDDQAVPRQSRKKSVSSDKVGVQFSPPLLQSYSSNGSSSDGPQLVPSPHSLPQDSGTCRPGHDLSSEESSVDPPSTTTGTSSSSGSSQEQSTSSHECDQLFSSFGIPRTSQNQSVLQLSQSPDDGSLNIPATPDPADMPSVSSDVDNVISNTPDADGSSQEMFRSTPVDENHVSRFKRQRSYDADDDASSLEEGPPKRPKRSPLTTSSQSGHSSGHSATLSPTSNDDNFKTPKKPPPSLQRTSGGSSSGSSLGTTSSSSSSSSSVPYPSSSSSSSSLGSGAIGRSSSSLSTSDTKSGAQTSKDKLDTSKEDAKETDERDQSKDATPEPTVKQSGGDRPSVHDTTPEPIASQSMDDATISLDVMTTNIPSSLPVGDEEFNLHLSNATTECSIVSTSVATQDEVLEESQVESQNAVTSSSSSDQVEDTPTPEDDHVTSPSLSPDDDSAAGGGANSGGQEDDQQGGQEDNDERKDQDDDKDNDRAEENNEEHQEDGSSQDDCTIVNVIPATVTMIEEKENTLSLSAAEIVTNSSEFQLGISRPSSSDTFVNSSVTLDSPVKVPAVVDEFSQDSFPQLSIKRLDISTLLPTARPVSSTMPPSSLATASSAKTHYANSSSSNGDPFEFHSQDNEGEVLPITRTPPPPPNQQSTAREPKEQHNRNSAQNDILDVSNKTDDTVPEDDEAVPSVPVQVVNESSSINADSTRFNIVIPSVSDQVMNQLQPNPINTDSNRSEVCNEVTPSEHGQVVDRSSEDPLNSEDVRSEMASSNVSSPQTLISEVHNVADVSIVPCQSSVPDTAERQSRTTIVTKKTTIILKTFKEEEFINDQWVTTDEYQEELDPVEKVNEEVRYLRSFPPRTISSQDLSSNSSFQSSPTPVTSQKTPKRRMSTPRTQPAFSTPSTSRCSIDSSPDIQHTRTRLRSLCQQVETLECSDDRVLGRWKDGQWYPGTIQEVLDNGKHVILFDDGDRKVLPKTSVVKMSLLRVGSEVMVISDDNDEDYLRGSITGRCAVDGKPGYLVNTGGKEPLRCPESDLMLTPLLIKQLTTISPSPVTSPAVRSKRSVMSTPSSSKRRKISSSPTVSTTSSSLLFSELSFVITGEGKGSPSLGDQISTNGGIVMAEFPSDVCPAKTFLLADKARRTEKYFLALANGVPCIRPSWAKECLKQVRTVMDDQTSVYLHDRSSTAWDLPWTQ from the exons AATAGATGCTGGTGCAAGAAGTGGACATGTTTCAGATGATAATGTTAATGCGATAGTACCACACACAGAAACATCTTCATCTGGCGAGGATACTGTTGATAATGCTGTTGTTCCTCATAATCAAGGCACACATCCT ctacTGCAGCAACCAACCGATCACATAGTTTATGATCCCAGTCCTCAATCTGACTTGTCCCAGCAGTCACTGGTTGTACCCTCACAAAGTGAAAGTTGTAGTGACGATCAGGCTGTACCAAGGCAGAGTCGAAAGAAGTCTGTTTCCTCAGACAAAG TTGGTGTGCAGTTCTCTCCTCCACTGCTGCAAAGTTATTCAAGTAATGGCAGCAGTTCAGATGGGCCACAACTAGTGCCATCACCGCATTCCCTTCCACAGGATAGTGGTACCTGTAGGCCAG GGCATGACTTATCTTCAGAAGAAAGTAGCGTTGATCCTCCCAGCACCACTACAGGGACAAGCTCATCATCTGGTTCTTCTCAAGAACAGTCTACTTCATCACATGAATGTGACCAACTTTTTAGTTCATTTG GCATTCCAAGAACATCACAGAACCAGTCAGTGTTACAATTGTCGCAGTCACCAGATGATGGCAGCCTTAATATTCCAGCCACCCCAGA TCCTGCAGACATGCCATCAGTTAGTAGCGATGTGGACAATGTCATTAGTAATACGCCTGATGCTGACGGGTCTTCACAAGAGATGTTCAGATCTACTCCTGTTGATGAAAACCAT GTGTCAAGGTTTAAGAGGCAACGATCATATGATGCTGACGATGATGCGTCATCTCTTGAAGAGGGTCCTCCAAAGAGACCTAAGAGGTCACCACTGACAACATCATCTCAGTCTGGCCACTCTTCAGGCCATAGC GCCACATTATCACCCACATCTAATGATGATAATTTCAAGACACCAAAGAAGCCTCCACCATCACTGCAAAGAACTagtggtggtagtagtagtggaaGCAGTTTGGGTAccaccagtagtagtagtagtagttccAGCAGTGTACCATATcccagtagtagtagtagtagcagtagtctTGGCAGTGGTGCTATCGGTAGATCTAGTTCTAGTTTGTCCACCAGTGACACAAAATCAGGTGCACAAACAAGTAAAGACAAGCTTGACACTAGTAAAGAAG ATGCCAAGGAGACTGATGAACGAGATCAGTCAAAGGATGCCACACCTGAACCAA CTGTGAAACAGTCTGGTGGAGATAGGCCTAGTGTGCATGACACCACACCTGAGCCAATTGCAAGTCAGTCGATGGATGATGCTACCATTAGTCTAGATGTAATGACCACAAATATACCTTCATCATTACCTGTTGGTGATGAAGAGTTTAACCTTCATCTCAGTAACGCAACCACTGAGTGTTCTATTGTAAGTACAAGTGTTGCTACTCAGGATGAAGTGCTAGAAGAA TCTCAGGTAGAATCTCAGAATGCAGTtactagtagtagtagtagtgatcAGGTTGAAGATACTCCTACCCCTGAAGATGATCATGTTACTTCACCATCTCTGTCACCTGATGATGATAGTGCTGCTGGTGGAGGTGCTAACTCCGGTGGACAGGAGGACGATCAACAAGGAGGGCAGGAGGATAATGATGAGAGGAAAGATCAAGATGATGACAAAGATAATGATAGAGCTG AGGAGAATAATGAAGAGCATCAAGAAGATGGTAGCAGTCAAGACGACTGCACTATAGTAAATGTTATACCAGCAACAGTAACTATGATAGAGGAGAAAGAAAACACATTGTCACTTTCTGCTGCAGAAATTGTCACAAATTCTTCAGAGTTTCAGTTAGGAATTTCACGTCCATCGTCATCGGACACCTTTGTCAATTCCTCAGTAACATTGGATTCACCTGTTAAAGTGCCAGCAGTTGTTGACGAATTCTCCCAGGACTCCTTCCCACAATTAAGCATAAAAC GATTAGATATTAGCACGTTGTTACCTACTGCACGGCCTGTAAG CTCAACCATGCCACCCAGTTCTTTGGCTACTGCTTCTTCTGCCAAGACTCACTATGCTAATAGCAG TAGCAGCAATGGAGATCCTTTTGAGTTTCACTCCCAAGACAATGAGGGTGAAGTCTTACCCATAACTAggacaccaccaccaccaccaaatCAACAGTCTACTGCTAGAGAACCAAAAGAGCAACACAACCGAAACAGTGCGCAAAATGATATTTTAGATGTGTCAAATAAGACTGATGATACTGTACCAgaagatgatgaagcagtacCTTCAGTACCAGTGCAGGTTGTGAACGAGTCATCCAGTATTAATGCAGACAGTACAAGATTTAACATTGTTATTCCTTCTGTGTCTGATCAAGTAATGAACCAGCTGCAGCCAAATCCTATCAATACTGATAGTAACAGATCTGAAGTGTGTAATGAAGTAACTCCTTCTGAGCATGGTCAAGTGGTGGACCGATCATCTGAAGATCCATTGAATAGTGAAGATGTTAGATCTGAGATGGCTAGTAGTAATGTCAGCTCACCACA AACATTGATATCAGAGGTGCACAACGTAGCAGATGTGTCTATTGTGCCATGCCAATCATCTGTACCTGACACTGCAGAAAGACAATCCCGTACCACTATTGTCACAAAAAAGACCACGATTATTTTGAAAACTTTCAAGGAAGAGGAATTTATTAATGATCAATGGGTCACAACTGATGAATACCAG GAGGAGTTAGATCCGGTTGAAAAGGTTAATGAAGAAGTGCGATACTTAAGGTCATTCCCTCCTCGCACAATCTCCTCCCAAGACCTCTCCAGCAATAGTTCCTTTCAGAGTAGTCCTACTCCAGTG ACCTCACAAAAGACTCCTAAGAGGAGGATGAGTACTCCCAGGACTCAACCAGCATTCAGTACTCCTTCTACTTCACGCTGTTCAATAGACAGCAGCCCTGACATTCAGCATACTAGAACAAGACTACGTTCTTTATGTCAGCAGGTAGAGACATTGGAGTGCAGTGATGACCGTGTGCTGGGTAGATGGAAAGATGGCCAATGGTATCCTGGAACAATCCAGGAAGTTTTAGATAATGGAAA GCATGTGATTTTATTTGATGACGGTGATAGAAAAGTGTTACCAAAAACATCAGTGGTTAAAATG AGTTTGTTAAGAGTGGGATCAGAGGTGATGGTAATTAGTGACGATAATGACGAAGATTATCTTAGAG GTTCCATCACTGGGAGATGTGCAGTAGATGGCAAACCTGGGTATCTTGTGAACACTGGTGGAAAAGAGCCTTTAAG GTGTCCAGAAAGTGACTTGATGTTAACACCACTGTTGATTAAACAGTTGACTACCATTAGTCCATCACCTGTGACTAGTCCAGCTG TGCGTAGTAAGAGAAGTGTGATGTCTACTCCATCTTCctcaaaaagaagaaaaattagTA GCTCACCAACTGTCAGCACTACCAGCTCCTCGCTTCTGTTTAGTGAATTATCATTTGTCATTACTG GTGAGGGTAAAGGTTCACCATCTTTAGGTGACCAGATTTCAACAAATGGTGGAATTGTCATGGCAGAATTTCCCAGTGAT GTGTGTCCTGCTAAGACATTTCTGTTGGCAGACAAGGCAAGGAGAACTGAAAAGTACTTTCTTGCTCTGGCAAATGGTGTGCCCTGTATTCGTCCATCATGGGCTAAAGAGTGTTTAAAGCAG GTTAGGACTGTGATGGATGACCAGACCTCTGTGTATCTCCATGACAGGAGCAGTACTGCGTGGGATTTACCCTGGACACAGTAG